Below is a window of Agrobacterium vitis DNA.
AGGTGACGGTTTTGTGACCTGCTTGCAACGCTGGCCGTCAAGCAATTCATTCAATGCGCTCCGCCATGATTGGCGGCATGTTTCCACTTCTGGACGAAAACGGACATCATGGCATTGCGGCGCGGCAGGGTCTTTTTACGCCACCCGGATATAGCTTGTCATGCCAGTCTTCTGATGCTCGATGATATGGCAATGCAAAACCCAGTCGCCGGGATTGTCAGCCACGAAAGCCAGTTGAACCTTTTCATCGGGCATGACCAGATAGGTATCGGAGATCAGCGGTACAGCAGGGCGGTTGTTGGAGGCGATCACCTGGAAATTCATGCCATGCAGATGGATGGGATGGGCGTGCGGCGTGTCGTTCACGAGGTCGAAGATATAGCTCTTGCCCAGCTTCAATTCCGCCAGTGGCGCGGTCGGGTCCGGGGTGTCGCCCGGCCAGGTCACCTTGTTGATCGCCCAGAAGGAATAGCCGAGCGTGCCGCAGATTGACTCTTTCGCGCCGTTTTCCGCCGTGGCGGAAAGCACCAGCGGAATATGCTGGGCGGATGAAAGATCGGGCTTGTCGAAAGGATTGGGCCGCAGCGGTGGCACGTCCTTCAGATCGCGTTTTAAGGACGCGCCGGTGGCGCGGAAGCTGACCACGGTTTTTGGCGTGCTGGGGCGAATATCGGTCAGCCGCGCCTCGCTGCCTTCGCTGTCGGGCATTTTCAGGATGATGTCCATGCGCTGGCCGGGGGCAACGATGGCAAGCTCCATCGGCAGGATCGCTGGCACCGGCTGGCCGTCCAGCGCGACGATCACCGCCTGCGCGCCTTCCAGCTTCAGCGTATAGATCCGCGTCACGTCGGTATTGACGATCCGCACCCGGGTAAAGCCGCCGCTGGGCGCATCGTAGCGCGGCTCCACCTGCCAATTGGCGGTGCGCACGGTGCCGAAGGTTCCGGCCCGGGCC
It encodes the following:
- a CDS encoding multicopper oxidase family protein, yielding MPILSRRTLLKASVVAGAYGAGLGIASRFQGPRMAFAAPKPLEIEARFTSATLDGSHETKKLMSFALPGQTAAMPPTIRMRRGEPFAAKLINHIDDATTIHWHGLRIPNAMDGVPFLTQPYVYQGDSFDYAFTPPDAGTFWYHPHCNTLTQMATGMTGMIVVEDRDDPVFDAEIDLNLRDWRLGDDGQFIALFKPRDTARAGTFGTVRTANWQVEPRYDAPSGGFTRVRIVNTDVTRIYTLKLEGAQAVIVALDGQPVPAILPMELAIVAPGQRMDIILKMPDSEGSEARLTDIRPSTPKTVVSFRATGASLKRDLKDVPPLRPNPFDKPDLSSAQHIPLVLSATAENGAKESICGTLGYSFWAINKVTWPGDTPDPTAPLAELKLGKSYIFDLVNDTPHAHPIHLHGMNFQVIASNNRPAVPLISDTYLVMPDEKVQLAFVADNPGDWVLHCHIIEHQKTGMTSYIRVA